The Oreochromis niloticus isolate F11D_XX linkage group LG18, O_niloticus_UMD_NMBU, whole genome shotgun sequence DNA window TActctttacattttcaaagcAAACTCATTAATTTAGGCTCAGAGGTATAATTTCTAACATTTATACTCGGGGGTTAAAGTGGGCTGGAGCGAGCGCAGGTGTCTAAGTCGTGGATCAGAATCTAGCTAACGCTTCTGAAGAGGAGGAAGCACAAAGGaagtaacatttttattttttttaagtgtcaggTCATTTTAAAAATAGCGTTACTATgggctcaacaaacatcagcaaacacacaaactatctgtgtgcagtttgtgtgtttgcagtgtgttgctagctaaaggtccagctgctgtatttcacagggggACAAAAGCATGTGAGGTAAGTTccctcagagatggagaaagagaggTTAGACTAAAGGGTAAGGAGTGCTCAGTGCTATTTgatattttgatatttgatttgcATGTAATGTCCTCATTTTAATCACATATTGGATCTGTATATGATGTGTTATGATAAAATatgtataaatgaaatgaaaacagcaGGTTGTAGTGCAGGAAAATGGTCTCCACAGTGTGATCTCAGCCTTCTCTGTACTCTTTTCTTCAATTCATAGTTTACGGGTTGATCAAAGAGTGTTATTCCAGAAGTTGAGGCTTTTTAGGGGTTTTTTATGTCTAATGTGCTGTTCGTGTTTCGGGAGTAAAGAAGTAATGAAATTACTTACttagaaatttaaaataaaatataatatatagagaaaattcctttcattttagtttttgtCAATCTGGTCCCATTTGATTGGCTTTAATGGGCGCATTTATTAAAACTGGTATAACCTCAATGTCCACATGGCAGACCACTGTCTTTACAAAGTGTACTTTCTGGTTTactgttttgcattttttggGTTTTTCTAACCTGTGTCTGCAGCTAACATGTTGCTTTGATTGCTCCTGTGGTTCCTGCTGTCTCCGTTGgactattttttgtttttgtggtctaCATATGACCTATTTCTCTTGCATTATGAGCTCCATATGCTGTGGGTTTGCATGCAAATGGCAGACTAACAATCAACTCCAGCCTCTTCCTGTTTAACTGACTAGCTTACACTTACCGGCACACAAAACACGTGTACTGTTTCTAATGTCGGATTGGATGAGCGGTCTGCAGCCCGTCTACAGAGCCTCCCACTGTCCACCGTCTTAACATGATCAGAGAGTCCAGAGACGTTTAACTGTCAACTTAAGCAACAAATGaagtacacgcacacacacggcCCCACAGCTTGTCAAAGAACCCACAGTCACAGACTACAGTACCGTGCAGAAGTCTCAAACAAACCataatttctttacattttcctACAACAGTGAAATAGGTCCATCAATTTATGGAGCCGTATGGAAACATATATAGaaacatacagtatataaggcaaaaagagTTTGTACTCTTTTAGAATGCTGGTACTGAACGGTGGCTTAAAATCTGATGTTACTTTTttaatccccaaaagttgattctgttcatctggacgtaacttTTTCAGTAGTAAGATACAGTTCCAAAACCAAACACGTGGTGTAGCTTCCCCTGGCtatagcctgtggtatgaggtccagTCAGTAGCATTTGCTAAAGCAGTTAGAACAGGACAATCtgtcaccctcttcctgtaaccagTTCCTGGGTCttgtttcaggggctcataagtaggctatttttgtcactgagcagtgacaaCATTTTCCCACAATCGTCTTTATGATTTAGACAAGGGTGCGTGACTTTCCCTCCtccatgctgatgttggatggttggggctttgcattgctgagacagTCTGAAACTTTTGTCCACAGTTTCTGCTTGCGCGGTTTCTGCTTCCACATTTGCAACATTGTTGTTTCAAACTGCTATTTCTGTGGTCAGTTCTGCTAGCAGGATTTTTCTCTACATTACAGCAAAGTTCGACCCTTTACAATGATGATTTTCTCTGCTTGAGCAAGGTATCTGTCAGACCAATTCTTCACAGATTTGCTGTTTTCTGAGTTCAGAATTCTATAAATTTTGACAATATGCCCAACACCGCTgacagccccaaaccatgacagagccgtGTGTTTGTAGACACcgactgttgtacctctctcctggtCTCCTCCATACATACTGACAATGAATACATACTGGATTTGTTCTCAAAGACGTGACTCTCAGATACCGTTCACTTGTCCCATTTCCACAGCATGCTGAGACACGCCTTCTTTTAAACTAAACGTTTTTGGAAATCATCTTGTTGGTGCAAAGATTTGGTGTCTGTCagactgtgttatctttgacaTTTTGTTCTACATTCAAataaagaaatggaaacaaatgatgtgtttttgtgacaggctgctagtgcCTAAACATACAATGACAAATTgctcttttgcttgtttttgctgttatgtgttgcttctgtactCTTTATGTGTGCTGAGGTTCTCTCCCTCCTGTCTCCAGTGACACCAACACATTTGATGCTAGAGTAGATTATTACCGACGTGTTTTCCTCCATACAGACTCCCAGATGAAGTGGGAGAATCTCTCATATTTGCATCTCTAATattcttcagaatcagaatcagaatcgtgtttattggccacgtatatgtgcagacacatacaaggaatttggttccggtagatggtggctctcaagcacagcaatgtaaatcacacacacacgtgtctatatatacattacacatgcatacacatacatacacaaagctgtgtaaaccaactataaataactaatctaaacgtatatacataaaatacagaaatgaaaagaggtggaatgaatactacagaatgtacataaggtgcagttgcagtctggcagtgtgagcagtgtgacaggtcaactgtttaggagggagatggcgaggggaaagaaactgttcctgtgtcgggtggtcctggtctgcaggcttctgtaccgtctgccagagggcagcaggtcaaaaagtctgtgtccagggtgtgaggggtctgtgatgattttccctgcccgtttcctggttcttgagaggtacagatcctggatggagggcaggggggcgccgatgatcctttctgctgcccgtacagtctgCTGCAATCTGCGCCTGTCCTCTTGTGTACGTTTATAAATATAAAGGACTACAGTGGAACGGTATGGAAATAAGCTCCCAGTGAACGCTTTTATAAGTGGACTTTTATCAGGAGCGTCGGGATGCTTCCTGCTGACCTAATTCTCTAAGAGCAAATGACTATGTCAGCTTTCATATAAACTGTCTGCACATTAGCTGACTGAAGTACAAACTTTCATTGCACAAAAATGAAGTATAACTACAAGTTTTAATTGACGgggtttaaaaataatattgcaTCAACTGTTTAGGGACTACAGCCATTTTTATGCAGTCAACCAATTTCAGAAATTTAAAAGTTATTGGACAACTGACTGTTTCCTTATTGTTCCATGAAAAAGGAGAGGACACAATGAAAGAGGATGGTGGAAATTATATAcatggttaagaaaaacaagttCACAACATCTAAGTCGAACACGCTCTCGAGGAGGCAGGCATATCGTTATCAAGGTCTGCAAGTATGAGGTCTTCGGTTACACTTGTGAACAAGAAAGACAGACTTCaccagaaaacatctaaaagagcCTGCACAGATGCagacaaatgctgcaaaactgatcgCACAGTGTTTCACAGTGCAGATGGATAAATGGGTAAATCAACCCTAGACCCAACAGAGCATGATTTCAGCTCCTGAAGTCTAAACTAAAGGCAGAGAAAcccagtggctgcagtgatggcCTGACACAAcatctcaagggaggaaacacGACATTTGGTGATGTCCATGGCTTCTAGACTTCAGGCAGTCATTGACTGCAAAAACAAAGTTCCTAAAAGCAATCCTAAtacttatgtttgtttgtttaataaaGACACTGTATCTAAACATATTTGTAATTCCTAAAAAGTTAgtgcaatacttttgttaaaccccttCAATTAAAGCGTAGTTTGCACTTCAACCACGTCTTGATTGTTTGGTCCAAAaatcactgtggtggtgtacaaaGGCAAAATGGGGAGAAGAAATGGAGTAATTTCCCAAAAAACCTATCAGCGTAATGCTATATGCAAAACGGACACATCCATGGCTTGGCTGGAATTGGACAAACGACATGAAGTAATGAAGACAAAGATGCTGTCGCAGCTCGTGTACATCTGTGTCCTCTGCTGCCTTAACTGGATTTTTAACCCCAGTCCTTTTTTTCCATGTCAGGTCACAGGTCTTATGAACAGTGCCACTTAGTGTTTATTTATAATAGTGCAGCTTTGAGATATCTTACATATTAGAGTGTGGGCAAATATAAACACttaaaaactaaataacaaTACAAGTTGTTACATATCCACTAATCGCATACAGTGGAAAATAAGATCACTTTGTCATGCATTTCTCAGGAGTTAAAAAAGAATCTGACCAAGATTTAAATGGAATGGTTTCCTTGTATTTGGGGTTCATTTCAACACTTTCAGGTTCTCAAACTGTGATACGTGTACCTCTGGTGGTACAtgggctccctctagtggtacACAGGAAtgctccaaacattttttaatttttataatgTTGTGATCacttgtcacatcctgtttgacagttaaaataaataaaattcatataAGAAATCAAATTGTCTTGTGTAAACAGGCGtatactactgtactttaatgttggtcataagggtggtactttaagagccatatattttatgaggtggtacttattgtgaaaagtttgagaaccactgatcTAGAGCACAtgtgtcaaactccagtccttgaAGTCtagtgtcctgaaacttttccatgtgtccctgatgcaacacacctgaataaaattaggtcattagcaagactctaCAACTCGACTGCATTCTGAGCCGCTTGAattatgttacagcagctcgAGTGAATGGTGCAATAAAGGTGCTTTTCGATGTACAATTCtccaaacacttacatttaaaattacttgagtagggttaggggttgccacctcagcatgcactCTAGTTCTATAGTTTTGCTAATAACCTAACGTTATTCAgatgtgttgcagcagggatacgtggaaaagtttcaggacactgGACCtcaaggactggagtttgacccCCCTGATCTAGAGTTTCACAGATCTTTCAATATGTTTACtaattttaagtttaaaatacTGGAGTACTGTGCTGCTAAAGTTGAGCTCATCTTGCTGCAGGAATACCACTAAGTGGAATTGTTACATAAGTTCTGTACTGCATACATATTGGTGTGAGTGCTTGCATCTCTTCATGTCTATGAATGTCAGTTgcagcactgaaccctgtgttCTAAAAATGTTATAACAATCACAGTATAAACCCACACACTAAAATAAGTTAACTTAGAGCAACTTTTAAGTTTATTAAGACATTCATACAATCCAGGAGGAGGAAATCTGAAAAGTAGTCAAGGAGGGGAACTGGCAATATACTCTGGGTAAAGGGTAAAACCACGTCAGCAAAATATAGCCAACCAGTGAGGAATTctgatagatatatatatagcaaGTGGGATAAAAAATATATGGTACAtttaaattaaacacattcacaaaAGATAAACAAAAAGCAAGTAAATCCAACAGTATAACATGACAAAAGCCTCTATTAAGCAGGCCCACGATACATCGCAcatatgttagcataacataattTGCAGACTTTATACAGCACTTATACCTTTTAGTCCACAAGTAAGTTACTAAATGGTGGAGAACATCGAATACACGCATCTTAAGTGAACATTGAAAGAAATACCTGATAAGAACCTTAATGCTTACAGCCCCCATGGCTTTGTAGCTCCAACCAATCAACTGTCAAGGTCAGAATCTACAACTGTCCAAGAGGGACCACCAAAGAAGTCACCTCGCATTTAACACATACCAAAATTCTGATCGAAGGTTTAGCAttgagaagttttttttttccccctcgaATAATAAGCACAATGCAAGTGGACAATCGCTATCACTGcgtttaaacaaaaagaaaaaatctcagGGCTCAAATCAGGTCGGCCACATTCATAGGCATCTCCTCCACGGTTGTATTGTAAAATGTCTCGATGTCCCGAAGAATCCTCTTGTCCTCCTCAGTCACAAAGTTGATAGCAACTCCTTTTCTGCCAAAACGGCCACCGCGACCAATTCTGTGGAAGAAAGTTGGACCATGTTAGACTCAGAGGCAAAAAACGGCACATTCTTCCAAAGAAACTTTACTCACCTATGAATGTAGTTCTCACGGTTTGTGGGAAGGTCATAGTTAATGACCAGGGAAACCTGCTGTACATCAATTCCACGAGCCTGGTGTGGGGAGGGGAGAAAAGAGCATTCTCAATTCAAGTCCTTAACAGACAGACTGATGAAGACTCTGCATATTGTTAATGTTGCTCGTGAATAAGTAACAGATTCCTACATTAAAAGAACCCATTGTGGAGAACGAGCCCTAATCTCCCAAAAGTTTCGACTGCTTGGTCATTTCAGGACTTTTGCAggattaaaaacattttgggTTGTAACGTCACAGATGATCATTTGACCATTCATACACCTCACACTTACCAGAAGATCAGTAGTGATCAATACTCTGCTTGAGCCAGACCTAAACTCCCTCATAATCACGTCACGCTCCTTCTGGTCCATGTCACCATgctgcagaaaaaagaaaaaaaaaaaaaaggattaataCCGAAGAGCAAAACCATTTGCGTGCACCAACATAAGATTCGAGCAAGGAGAGGACATGTCGTACCAGAGCAGAGACGGTGAAGTCTCTAGCATGCATCTTTTCAGTCAACCAGTCGACTTTTCTCCTGGTGTTGAGGAAGATCACAGCCTGTGTGATGGTCAGAGTCTCATACAGATCACAGAGAGTGTCCAGCTTCCACTCCTGGAAACAAACATGAGATTATGAGACGTAAAACAATGCCAACTGAAAAACATCCACATGAAGTCACAGCAGAATCCTGTAGTTTAACATCTACTCCACTTCCATGTTAAATAAGGAGCAGCTATTGTGTAACACAGGATCTCGAGACAAAGGAAACTGGACATTAAGAAAGAGGTCCCTCCTAGCCTCATTTCCAATACCATGCCTTTGATCTCCTTCTCTGGTGTACCCATGCTTACACGGCCACATGAGCTAAACCTGTGAGGCTTGGCTCCTGCAGTTTTAGCAGGGTGCTTTAGAGAGAAGGGaaattaaaacattcacagtgGTACAGGATTATCCTAAAACCGTAATGTGCAGAAATGTTACCAACCTCTCGCTCCACATTAATGTAGAACTGCTTGATACCCTCAAGGGTAAGCTCTTCTTTCTTCACCAAGATGCGAACAGGATCTCGCATGAACTTCTTAGTCACCTCCAACACATCTGCTGGCATGGTGGCTGAGAGCAGGACCACCTGAAGAAGCAGCATTACATGTTACACCACCACCTCCCAAAAATCTGCGTAAAATTTGGTACAGCGTATTAGAGGCCAATGCCAATTGTGGCACTTCACCTTGAGATTGCAGCCAACGAACATTAAGAAAGAGGTTCGACCACATCTCATTTTCAGTCAAGTGCACAATAATCTCCTTCCACGTAAAAATCTGCTAGCATCATTGCATGAAACAGAAAATCTGGATCACACAATTATAGCAGACCTCTGTTGATGCGGAAGGGCATCTTATTTGTTCTCTGGTGTGCGTCAGTCTCTTACTTGAATGTTTGTGCTCAGTTTCTGGAAGATCTCATAGATCTGATCCTTGAACCCGCGACTCAACATCTCATCGGCTTCATCCAGAACAAACATCTTGATCCATTTTGGAGCTGCAGAGAAATGTCATGTTTGTTAGCAAACATATCACCAACCCAAGCTTCCAGTAAGCAGGACCTGTAATACTTACACAGGTGTTTCCTGTTCAGCATGTCGTACACACGTCCGGGTGTGCCCACCACTATGTGAGGGGCCTCGGCCTGGAGCTTCTGTATTTCACTACGGAGATTGGTCCCTCCAATGCAGGCATGGCAGGTTGCCCCCATGTAGTCACCCAAAGCCAGAATTACCTTCTGGATCTAAGAGGGGGAGATGGGACAGAGGGAAAGAAGAACGTGTTTAAGATAATGTGGCACAGAGAACCAGGCAAGACTTGCAAACTCCAGACTgcagaaaaactgtttaaagtgATCAGTAGAGTAAAAGAAACTCTCCATTTCAAGAGTCAGTCCCGAAAGATGGTATGCCATCACATCACTCAGTTTTTCACAGAAAAATTCGAAAGCATTTCACCTTTCAGACCAATGTAGCCACGGACAGAGACTACATTAGCTGAAGATACTCGTCAAATCTTTTGGAATTTGAACAAATCTTTAAAAGATTGTACCTTATGATCTGAATTAGTGTCCTCAGTACGCTGCTTAGGTCTGAGGTACTGCTGAGGTTTATGGTGACCTCAGGAACAGCATACCTGCTGAGCCAGCTCTCTAGTGGGAGCCAAAACCAGAGCCTGAGTCTCCTTCTGCTCAATATCCAACTGCTGCAAGATAGAGATGGCAAATGTGGCTGTCTTGCCAGTTCCAGACTGGGCTTGAGCAATGACATCATAGCCTGACAGTAAGgggaaaaaattattttaagtcCATATATTTGTTTCTCAAAACAGAAACATGCAGACAGGCTAAACAACAAAAGTCATCCTTTGCAAGATTTAACTCATCAAGTAACCATTTCACAGTATTGAGTGATCAGCATGAAACAAAGTTATCCCCATGTCTTGGGTAAGTCCCGAAAGATGGTAGACCATCATTTCACTCAAACATCTACAATCCTATTCTGAGTTTAAAAAGAAAGGTATCTGTACCTTTGATGCAAGGGATGATGGCCCTCTGTTGAATGGCAGATGGTTTTTCAAAACCATATGCGTATATGCCCCTGAGAAGAGTCTCCTTCAGGTTCATATCGTCAAAGTTGTCCGTAATCTCATTCCAGTTGCTCTGAATTGGGGAAAACAGCACATGGATGAGTTAGTACTTTACTGATCAATTTACAGCCAAAAATATAGCGCCAGTTTATATTTCGCCTTAGTACTTACCTCGATGACACCATCAGGCTCCATTCCATCTGGCCCCCCATGGTCTCTATCTCTTGAGCTGTTGAAAATGAGACACTTCAATTTTCACATAAAATGTGCCCttaaaaattaaactgaacGCATGCTACAGCGATAGTTTCTTCGAGGCGTCACTTAATATGAAGGTATGCTGCCCACTCATCTCCAACAATAAGACCGCCTATTTCGCGCTCACGGTGAGAAACTAAAACACAGAAATTACGTTAGATATGTAGTGAGATAGTCAATCGTAGTCTGGGTAACGCCCCGGGGATGTAGTTTCACAGTCTGGAGGTTCACTGAGCGCACGTGTCAAATTGCACGAGCCGGGCTCAACTGCAAGTCCTTAATAAAATGGCCGCTTACGTAACCTGTAAAGGTTTGAGGCTGGCTCCTCACACCCACTGTGGTCCTCGAGATTAAAATTACATCTGTACACGCTGGATGTACCTCAACATGGAGCTCTGCTTCGCTCACCATTAGCCAATATGTCGGCCAGTTGGGCCTGTACTGCCAACGGTGCCTTCTACTGAGGCCTACATACAGCCTGGTCCGACGGCTCTCAATTTGGGTAATCCCCAGCTACGACCGTAAAAATGAGTTTTACTTATCACTACAAAGTCCCGGCGTGCTTTACGTTAGACATGGccaaatattaaacatttaaaccaGAATGCTTTTAACAGCAGTTTGGAACTACGGTGTGTAACGGAGCGGCTAGCGTCACATAGCTAACAGTTAGCAACAGATCACCTCAACAGCGGTTAGGGCCTAGTTAACTACTTAATAACTAAGTTTGTATAACACCAACTGCAAACTACTTTCGCAAGGTTAAGCGCAGATAACTATCCAGTGTCGTTTTGAAAAAACACGACCAAATGTCTCCTGTTACCTGTTGTAATCAGCAGAATCGCTAGACATGATCCGTTCCCAACTTCAGCATGCGAGTGGAAAGATCGCTGCTCGAGAATACAACTGCATTTATGGAGCCGGACTATTTTCACCGACAAACTCAGTACCCAGTTTGACTGATAATAAAGTATTAGTTGACTGACTTAATGTTTGAATCACCTTTTATTTAACACAGTACTTGTTGTGTTCAAATGTGTCTTTagataaacaataaaacattaaaattgtTCCAGACTATATTCCTCGGCGGAAGGATATTGCAGTAATAGTGGGTGCTCGGGCTCACTACCGTGTCTCTAATAGGTCAAAACTCGCTCTGAAAAGGTTGTGCAACATTTTTGGAGAGAAGGTTTGCGTAAGGCCCATGCAGGCGGGGTTCAAGAAATAAAATGAAGTGTAATACCACATAGAGCTAACCGAGGCTTTGCTGTCCCAGTGTGATTATTAAACAACTTTTAATTGGCATAGAGACAAAAAGGGACAATGCTGCAGTTTCTGTGTCTTTGACACACTGTTCCATACTGATCAGTTTTGTGTAGAGTTAAAGACTTGTGAAAAAGCATATTGGAGAATAGCGACAGCAAAGATGGTTGTACTTATTTGGGGGTAAAAGTTAACAaaccttaatttaaaaaaaaatcagatttgactGGAGATTCCATACATGCAATTTTTATCTCCTGGTGACCTTTGAGATGAAAGTTAAGTTAGATAATGCTTAAGTTAGTATCCACTGAGTCAGAGTGGTGAGATTTGCTTCTCAGGACTTTGATAAAGTACCCAGTTTAGCTGAGCTAACACAACGCATTTCTCCCTGTGTCATCTCTCTACTTTACCAGTTTCACCTTCTTGGAGAAGTTCCTGATTTACTTGGAAGACTTTGGACTCTACTCTGGTTTAGACCAGAGCAGAGTTAACTAGATTATTATGAGATTATTATTATACATATTCAGAAGATTATTCTCTAAGTATGAGAGAAGCATCACAATAATAATCAATTATGAAGCACACTCATGTGACTGGATATAATATCCctgtttactttaaaaaacaaatctagATTCTGTATATTTAAGCCTTCCCCTACAGCAAAGCTGTTTTAATGGGCAGCTTTTCTCTGATCTCAGGTAGTCGTGTTTGTATtgatacaaaaaagaaagagcatatttctcccatattagcTTTGGCTACCTGTTAAATGTAGACTCACACTTAATATCcctctcctcacatacaagatATTGAATAATCAGGTccaatcttatcttaaagacctcatatcACCCTaacagagcactttgctctcagtcttgtggttcctagaatatttaaaagtagaataggaggcagagccttcagctttcagcccCCCTCTTCtgtgattgttgggattttctctctATGACTGTAGAGTTTTAACCTTACTGTTTTTGGGATTTAgcactatgtaaataaaactgaattgaaattggATTGCACAAGTAGTTCTGTTATCTCTATGCTCTATTTCAGTGCATTTCAATAggaaatattttaattatttaaactcCATGGacagttaacagttaaagcTTTCAGCTAAAACATTTGAGCAACTCTATGGACCATCCAGCAGTATCAGCGCACCACTCTTAAACATGACCTTGTGATGATTTTTGCCTCGGCCAATAAGAGGGACActtcattctttcttttctgcTATAACTACAAAAACCATGAGTAAGTAGGCTACCATAATTCATATACTTAATATCAAATGAAATTACTGTCTTAACAACCATGAAAAGGTTGTGGTACACACATCAAATAAGATTAcaaatactttattcatccacAGTTGCTCAGTTAAAACAGCCAACAACACAATACATCgtacaacaaaaaaaagctttgcCTTTTTTCCAAAGGGAGCGGtttgatttttccttttttttttcctttaattaaaTAAAGTGGAGATATGTTTGAATGTCACCAATGCAGGCTTTCGGAAACTATATTAATGCACAATGGTGTAGTAGTTAGAGAAGAGTTCCTCCCCTGCTGAAATGTCCCTGAGAGACACTAGCACAACACACCGCAGACGCCTCTGTGTACCCTGGCTGTAGTTGACGTTAGGGAGATACTGGTGGAGCTCAATGGGAAACTTGTCTGGCACGTCGTACTCCTGGTAGCACACGTTGGCAGGCCTCTCGTCAGAGCAGTTGTTCACATACTGACCCACAGCCAGGGGGTTTTGGGGAGTGTCTGTCAGCCAGCTTGTGTCGCTGGTCAAGAAAGGACCTATTCTGTCTCTTCCACTGCACGACTTGAACACCATCCTAGAGATGCCTTTGTCATTTCCATCAACCAGGATGCCATCAATGCATCTGAATACAAAGGGGTTTCTGATAGACTGAAGGAGAATGGGCTCATAGGGTTGGTAAACAGTGCCGGGATACATTGCAACTGTTGCTCCTTTGGGTACAAATCCCTTGGTGACAAAGACTCCGCTTCCTGCGAATGGTAAAGTGCTAGGTTTCCGCTCAATGCAGAATCCCAGTGTCTGTAACATGGCATCCTGTCCGCACACCGGATCTCCTCCAACCTGCTCTGCTTCACTTGTTAGCTGCGGCATAAACGGAGTCTGGAACTGCCTCTGATGAAACCCATGACTCCTGAACAGGGCTCTGAAGAGCGTCAGCAGGCTCCGCGAAACCTCCTCATCGGGGACTAGCTTGTCTTTCGAGCGCTCAGTCACATTCCGCagtgttttctcatttttagaCAGGTTGAAGACTACCCAAGGCACAAACCTGTGTCGGTAGGACTTCCATTTGTTCTGAAATCTTCGCAGAACAACTGTAAACATCCAGAGACTTGTTTGTATGTCGGACATTGAAGAACGAGGTTCTTTGGATGAATCGTCGAGTCGTTTCCGATAGcttgtttcaaaataaaaaaaaacacttgttgCTATTTCAAAACGTAGAGCgaactttaaatttgttttgctTACATTTCTTTAGATATGTGTTGTATGTTTGATAAGGAACAAAAGAAATCGATAATTAACAATTTGGGAAGTTGTATAGGTTATATGCTATAAATTGtatgctcttattttgaagaGCTGTGATTCCACCGGAAAAACTTTTTACGCGACTTGTAAAAACTT harbors:
- the eif4a2 gene encoding eukaryotic initiation factor 4A-II; its protein translation is MSSDSADYNSSRDRDHGGPDGMEPDGVIESNWNEITDNFDDMNLKETLLRGIYAYGFEKPSAIQQRAIIPCIKGYDVIAQAQSGTGKTATFAISILQQLDIEQKETQALVLAPTRELAQQIQKVILALGDYMGATCHACIGGTNLRSEIQKLQAEAPHIVVGTPGRVYDMLNRKHLSPKWIKMFVLDEADEMLSRGFKDQIYEIFQKLSTNIQVVLLSATMPADVLEVTKKFMRDPVRILVKKEELTLEGIKQFYINVEREEWKLDTLCDLYETLTITQAVIFLNTRRKVDWLTEKMHARDFTVSALHGDMDQKERDVIMREFRSGSSRVLITTDLLARGIDVQQVSLVINYDLPTNRENYIHRIGRGGRFGRKGVAINFVTEEDKRILRDIETFYNTTVEEMPMNVADLI
- the setd9 gene encoding SET domain-containing protein 9; the encoded protein is MSDIQTSLWMFTVVLRRFQNKWKSYRHRFVPWVVFNLSKNEKTLRNVTERSKDKLVPDEEVSRSLLTLFRALFRSHGFHQRQFQTPFMPQLTSEAEQVGGDPVCGQDAMLQTLGFCIERKPSTLPFAGSGVFVTKGFVPKGATVAMYPGTVYQPYEPILLQSIRNPFVFRCIDGILVDGNDKGISRMVFKSCSGRDRIGPFLTSDTSWLTDTPQNPLAVGQYVNNCSDERPANVCYQEYDVPDKFPIELHQYLPNVNYSQGTQRRLRCVVLVSLRDISAGEELFSNYYTIVH